One genomic window of Glycine soja cultivar W05 chromosome 9, ASM419377v2, whole genome shotgun sequence includes the following:
- the LOC114368101 gene encoding uncharacterized protein LOC114368101, protein MSWKHPQKGVIDLNVDESVLEGSPRGGFGGIYRDHRGLFPRGLCGNVGSSNMVFVELVALWRRLWLCWDEGYKELICYTDLSLVVQLVLGVLDYHHAYNNEIMQTKELLG, encoded by the coding sequence ATGAGTTGGAAGCACCCTCAGAAGGGCGTTATTGATCTTAATGTTGATGAAAGTGTTTTGGAGGGGTCTCCTCGTGGGGGCTTTGGAGGGATCTACAGAGATCATAGGGGTTTATTCCCGAGGGGCTTATGTGGAAATGTCGGGAGCTCAAATATGGTTTTTGTGGAATTGGTAGCCTTGTGGAGAAGACTATGGTTGTGTTGGGATGAGGGGTATAAAGAGTTAATTTGCTATACGGATTTAAGTTTAGTGGTGCAATTGGTCCTAGGGGTGTTGGATTATCACCATGCTTACAACAATGAGATCATGCAAACGAAGGAGCTTCTTGggtga